CGAAATGAAAACGCAATCACTCGCCACCAGCTTGCCTGACTGGTGGCTCATTTTTATGCACAGTTATCTCTCAACACCTGATCGTTTTGCGTTTCTTATTCAGCGTACCACGCTTGATGGCTTTCTCAATGTACTCTGGGGCAAAGGGAACTTTGCAGGAAGTGTCGCCCATATCGACATAGACTTCACCGATTTTTCTGGCAGTCTCCTTGGCGAAGTCCGACAATTCCTTGATGTAGCTGCCTACTGCGATGATGAATCCGTTCATGACGTAGCGAACGCGATCAGGTTGTTTATTAATGGTGCGTTCAACCCGCTGCACGAGTTTTTTGAATTCCTTCAGATCGAGTTCTTCATCAGGTTTCACAGCTGCCAGGCCGCTGAGAGTTGCCCAACCTGAGGTGGCGATATCTTCTTTCTTGGAGTCGATCCACTGGAGCGCCAGTTCCCAGCCGTGATTGCCTTCTGCAGCAACCCAGGGGACGGTGTATTCACCAATCATGGGGTTCTTGGAATGTGTCACCCAACGTTGCAGATCTTTCTTCGTCATCTTCTGTTCATCAGCAATGAGGCCTGCCAGGTACATGGCATCACCAATGCCTGTGTCGAACAGATCCAGGGCAAGCTGGTAATCTTTCTTGATCTTCTTCTGATACTTTTTCAGTTCTTCGATTTTCACTCCGAAGTAGGGCTCCTGCATGCCATGCCGCATCATGATCTTCTTGTAGGCATCACTTCCCAGTGGCCGGAGTTGCTCGACAATTTCTACAGCAGTCATGGCGGAATATCCATTTTGTCGTGGGGTTATATCTGGTTTAATATTATGGAGAAACGTGGGTCATGATTGTATCGTGACAGGCCTTTGCAATCGCTCAACGCATTATCCACCATGACACGTTGAAAACGTGTCCCACGGATTAGACCATACCCCACCAGCGGCGGAGGATCCATTCGAGGAAGATGCATATCGCGAAGAGCATGAAGAGGATACCCTGGCGGCTGGTGTCGGGTTCCTGCCAGTCGGGGAAGCGGATGCGTTTCTCGTCCATATTCGCAGGGTCGTTTGCCATGTGTTCGATGACATCGCGTAAGCCACCGTGCAGGCGGAAGGTGCCCTGGGTGGATGTCGATATCTGTTCCAGCAAGGTATGGTTGGCAGCTTGATTCAGAGTTTCACTGTCGTCGCGGGTGGACATGAAACGTGCCTGTGCGGTACCGACTTCCTTGCCGTTGGCCCGTGCCGTGGCGATGACGGTGTATTCGCCAGGCTCATCGGTCTTCCAGAAAATGCCGCGCGACTTGGC
This portion of the Planctomycetia bacterium genome encodes:
- a CDS encoding DNA alkylation repair protein, which translates into the protein MTAVEIVEQLRPLGSDAYKKIMMRHGMQEPYFGVKIEELKKYQKKIKKDYQLALDLFDTGIGDAMYLAGLIADEQKMTKKDLQRWVTHSKNPMIGEYTVPWVAAEGNHGWELALQWIDSKKEDIATSGWATLSGLAAVKPDEELDLKEFKKLVQRVERTINKQPDRVRYVMNGFIIAVGSYIKELSDFAKETARKIGEVYVDMGDTSCKVPFAPEYIEKAIKRGTLNKKRKTIRC